GCGGAGGGGCGCGGCACGATCGACGGCGCCCCGTCGCTGGGCCCGGCCGCGACGCTCTCCCTCGACTGGGAGACCTTCGTCAAGCTGGCGTGCGGCCGTGTGACGCCCGACGCGGTGTCCGACCGGGTCAAGACGGAGGGCGACCTGGACCTCGCCCAGGCGATCCTGAACTCGCTGTCCACGACGCCGTAGCCCTTACGGGGGCCAGGGCGGCGGAGCGGACGGGCAAGGCCCCGGTGCCGGAAACGGCAACCGGGGCCCGTCGCTCACGCGGGGAGGCCGTAGGTGAGTAGGTCCTACTCCTACGCCGGTACGTGCACCGTCTCCACCCGGCTGGCCACAAGCCGCTCCCGCTCGCGCCGGTCCGCGCGTCGGCGCAGTCGCAGGATCTGGCTCACCCCGAGCGCCTCGAGCACGAACACCGCAGAGAACGCGATCCGGTAGTTGTCGCCGGTCGCGTCCAGCAGGACCCCGATCGCGAACAGCGTCGTCATCGACGCGACGAACCCGCCCATGTTGACGATCCCGGACGCGGTCCCCTGCCGCTCCGGCGGGTTCGCCGGGCGCGCGAAGTCGAACCCGATCATGGACGCGGGCCCGCACGCCCCGAGCACGACGCACAGCATGACGAGCAGCCACATCGGCGCGTGGTCCCCCGGGTAGGCGATCGTCACGGCCCACATCACCGCCGTACCGGCGACCGTGCCGAGCGCGAGCGGCAGCCGGGCCATGTGGTGCCGGGCCACGATCTGCCCGTAGACGAGCCCGATCAGCATGTTGGACAGCACGACGAGGGTGAGCAGTTCACCGGCGGTCCCGCGCGAGAGGCCCTGCGCCTCCACCAGGAACGGCAGGCCCCACAGCAGCAGGAACACCATCGCCGGGAACTGCGTCGTGAAGTGCACCCACAGACCGAGCCGCGTCCCCGGCTCGCGCCAGGACGCGAGGATCTGTCCGCGCACGAAGGCCCCGCCGGTGTGCCGCACGGGCTCCGGTTCGAAGCCTTCCGGGTGGTCCTTGAGGAAGAGCAGCATCAGGACGAGCACGACGACACCGGCGAGCGCGCTGCCGGCGAACGCGGCCTCCCAGCCGACGCCGTGCAGCAGCCGGGCGATCACGAGCGTCGACACGAGGTTGCCGGCCATGCCGACGAGGCCCGCGAGCTGCGCGACCAGCGGCCCGCGCCGGGCGGGGAACCAGCGCGTGCCGAGCCGCAGCACGCTGATGAACGTCATCGCGTCGCCGCAGCCGAGCAGCGCGCGCGACACGAGGGCCGTCCCGTACGAGGGCGAGAACGCGAAGCCCAGCTGGCCGATGGTGAAGAGGACGACGCCGATCGTCAGGACCCGCTTGGTGCCGAGCCGGTCGACCATCAGGCCGACGGGTATCTGCATGCCCGCGTACACGAGCAGCTGGAGGATCGAGAACGTGGACAGCGCCGAGGCGTTGATGTGGAAGCGTTCGACGGCGTCGAGGCCCGCGACGCCGAGCGAGGTGCGGAAGATGACGGCGACGAAGTAGACGGCGACGCCGATGGACCAGACACCCATGGCCCTGCGGCCGCCGGGCGGATCCCCGGGCAGTGACGCGGCGCCGGCGGAGCTGCTCATCGGACCTCGCCCCGCGCCAGGTTCGAGAACCAGCCGACGTGGCGGCGGACGACGGTGACGGCGGCCTCGGCGTCGCCCGCGCGCAGCGCGTCGAGGATTTCCTCGTGCTCGGTGAGTGTCTTGGCGATCCGGTCCGGGTGCGAGTGCATCACGGCGACGCCCATTCTCAGCTGGCGGTCGCGCAGCTGGTCGTAGAGGCGGGAGAGAATCGCGTTCCCTCCGCTGCGGACGATCTCGGCGTGGAAGCAGCGGTCGGTGCCGGCCGCGTCGGTGAACTCGCCCGCCGCGGCCTGGGTCTGCTGGAGCGAGAGCAGTTCCTCCAGGCGGGCGATCAGGCTCGCGGGGGCGGGGACGACCTTGCGCACGGAGTGCTCCTCGACGAGGAGGCGGGTCTCGACGACGTCCGCGATCTCCTGTGCGGAGACGGCGAGGACCAGGGCGCCCTTCTTCGGGTACAGCTTGATCAGCCCCTCGACCTCCAGCTTGAGCAGCGCCTCGCGCACCGGGGTGCGGGAGACCCCGACGGCCTCGGCGAGCTCGCCCTCGGTGAGCAACGTCCCGCCCTCGTAGCGGCGTTCGAGGACGCTGCGCTTGACGTGGTCGTAGACGCGGTCGGCAGCGGGCGGTCGCTTGACGGCGGTGGGGGACGGGGGGGCGGGAGGCATGCGCACATCATAGATACAACACGTACGCATCGTCGGCGGCCGTCCAGGATGCGGACGCGGCACCCCCGAACGACTGGGGCCGCCTCCTCGCCATAAATACTCCGCAATCCGGCACATCCATTCGCCGCACTCATGAGTCTCTTCAGAGAGCGGCACCCTCATATGGCCGCATTCCAGGGGCATTTGGAGCGTTCAACTTGAAAACCCGCATTAAGGGCATTCGCCGCGTAACCGCCGCTGCCACCGTGACCGCCGGTGCGGTCCTGGCCAGCGGGGTCTTCGCCACCTCCGCGCAGGCGGCCACACTGCCCACCCCCACGATCGTCGCCAAGGGCGGCTACGTGATGAACAACGGGACCGGTACGAGCCTGTTCACCAAGGCCGCCGACACCCGCCGTTCCACCGGCTCCACCACCAAGATCATGACCGCGAAGGTCGTCCTGGCGCAGTCGAACCTGAACCTGGACTCCAAGGTCACGATCCAGAAGGCGTACAGCGACTACATCGTCGCGAAGAACGCGTCGTCGGCCCGCCTGATCGTCGGCGACAAGGTCACCGTCCGCCAGCTCCTGTACGGGCTCATGCTCCCGTCCGGCTGCGACGCCGCGTACGCGCTGGCCGACAAGTTCGGCTCCGGCAGCACGCGCGCCGCCCGCGTGAAGTCCTTCATCGGCAAGATGAACAAGGCCGCCACGGACATGGGCCTGAAGAACACGCACTTCGACTCGTTCGACGGCATCGGCAGCGGGTCGAACTACTCGACGCCGCGCGACCTGACGAAGATCGCCTCGTCCGCGATGAAGAACTCCACGTTCCGCTCGGTCGTGAAGACGACGTCGACGAAGCAGAAGGTCACCACGAAGAGCGGCGGCTACCGCTACATGTCGTGGTCCAACACGAACAACCTGCTCGGCAGCTACTCCGGCACCATCGGCGTGAAGACCGGCTCGGGCCCCGAGGCCAAGTACTGCCTGGTCTTCGCCGCCACCCGCAACGGCAAGACGGTCATCGGCACCGTCCTCGCCTCCTCCTCCGTCACGAACCGCACGGCGGACGCGAAGAAGCTCATGGACTACGGGTTCAAGAAGTAACCCTCGAAAACTGAAGAGACGAAGGGCCTGCCGCATGCCGCGGCGGGCCCTTCGTCGCGTCGGCCTCCGTCGCGGAGCGCGCCCCCGCCGACGACATGATCGAGGTCTCCGTGTATTTCCATCGCGGCCTGAGTCCACACGGGGCCGTACCCCTCAGGGACGGCCCCGTGTTGTTCGCTCAGGCCCAGGTGATCAGCCGCTTGGGCTGCTCCAGAATCGCCGCCACGTCCGCAAGCACCTTCGAGCCGAGCTCGCCGTCGACCAGGCGGTGGTCGAAGGACAGGGCCAGGGTGGTGACCTGGCGGGGCTTCACCTTGCCCTTGTGGACCCACGGCTGGAGCTTGATCGCGCCCACGGCGAGAATCGCCGGCTCGCCCGGGTTCAGGATCGGGGTGCCCGTGTCGACGCCGAAGACGCCGACGTTCGTGATCGTCACCGTGCCGCCCTGCATGGCGCCCGGCGACGTCTTGCCCTCGCGGGCCGTCGACACCAACTCGCCCAGCGCCGTCGCCAGTTCGGGCAGGGTCTTGGCGTGCGCGTCCTTGATGTTCGGCACGATCAGACCGCGCGGTGTGGCGGCGGCGATGCCCAGATTCACGTAGTGCTTGCGCACGATCTCCTGGGCGGCCTCGTCCCAGGACGCGCTGATCTCGGGGTTCCGCTTGATCGCGACGAGCAGCGCCTTGGCGATGAGCAGCAGCGGATTGACCCGCAGCCCCTGCATCTCCTTGTCGGCCTTCAGCTCCTCGACGAGCTTCATCGTCCGCGTCACGTCGACCGTCACGAACTCCGTGACGTGCGGCGCGGTGAACGCGGAGCCGACCATCGCCGCCGCGGTCGCCTTGCGTACGCCCTTGACGGGGATACGGGTCTCGCGGACGCCGTCCTGGACGACGGCCGGCGCGGCGACGACCGGCTCCTGCGGCGGTGCCAGTACCTGCGCCTGCGTCGCGACCGGCTCGGGAGCCGGGGCGACGGCCGCGTGCACGTCCTCGCGGGTGATGACGCCGTCAGGACCGGAGGGCGTGAGTGAGGCGAGGTCGACGCCGAGATCCTTGGCCAGCTTGCGCACGGGGGGCTTGGCGAGCGGGCGCCCGTTCCCCTTCGCGGGAGCCTGC
The DNA window shown above is from Streptomyces sp. NBC_01445 and carries:
- a CDS encoding MFS transporter, translated to MSSSAGAASLPGDPPGGRRAMGVWSIGVAVYFVAVIFRTSLGVAGLDAVERFHINASALSTFSILQLLVYAGMQIPVGLMVDRLGTKRVLTIGVVLFTIGQLGFAFSPSYGTALVSRALLGCGDAMTFISVLRLGTRWFPARRGPLVAQLAGLVGMAGNLVSTLVIARLLHGVGWEAAFAGSALAGVVVLVLMLLFLKDHPEGFEPEPVRHTGGAFVRGQILASWREPGTRLGLWVHFTTQFPAMVFLLLWGLPFLVEAQGLSRGTAGELLTLVVLSNMLIGLVYGQIVARHHMARLPLALGTVAGTAVMWAVTIAYPGDHAPMWLLVMLCVVLGACGPASMIGFDFARPANPPERQGTASGIVNMGGFVASMTTLFAIGVLLDATGDNYRIAFSAVFVLEALGVSQILRLRRRADRRERERLVASRVETVHVPA
- a CDS encoding GntR family transcriptional regulator — encoded protein: MPPAPPSPTAVKRPPAADRVYDHVKRSVLERRYEGGTLLTEGELAEAVGVSRTPVREALLKLEVEGLIKLYPKKGALVLAVSAQEIADVVETRLLVEEHSVRKVVPAPASLIARLEELLSLQQTQAAAGEFTDAAGTDRCFHAEIVRSGGNAILSRLYDQLRDRQLRMGVAVMHSHPDRIAKTLTEHEEILDALRAGDAEAAVTVVRRHVGWFSNLARGEVR
- a CDS encoding D-alanyl-D-alanine carboxypeptidase family protein; amino-acid sequence: MKTRIKGIRRVTAAATVTAGAVLASGVFATSAQAATLPTPTIVAKGGYVMNNGTGTSLFTKAADTRRSTGSTTKIMTAKVVLAQSNLNLDSKVTIQKAYSDYIVAKNASSARLIVGDKVTVRQLLYGLMLPSGCDAAYALADKFGSGSTRAARVKSFIGKMNKAATDMGLKNTHFDSFDGIGSGSNYSTPRDLTKIASSAMKNSTFRSVVKTTSTKQKVTTKSGGYRYMSWSNTNNLLGSYSGTIGVKTGSGPEAKYCLVFAATRNGKTVIGTVLASSSVTNRTADAKKLMDYGFKK
- a CDS encoding dihydrolipoamide acetyltransferase family protein, which codes for MTTMTDAALAEFKMPDVGEGLTEAEILKWYVQPGDAVTDGQVVCEVETAKAAVELPIPFNGVVRELRFPEGTTVDVGQVIIAVDVAGGSGSAAAAPVSVPEPTAPEPEPEAEPKGRQPVLVGYGVSEASTKRRPRKSDVVAAPAAVTAPAPEPQAPAKGNGRPLAKPPVRKLAKDLGVDLASLTPSGPDGVITREDVHAAVAPAPEPVATQAQVLAPPQEPVVAAPAVVQDGVRETRIPVKGVRKATAAAMVGSAFTAPHVTEFVTVDVTRTMKLVEELKADKEMQGLRVNPLLLIAKALLVAIKRNPEISASWDEAAQEIVRKHYVNLGIAAATPRGLIVPNIKDAHAKTLPELATALGELVSTAREGKTSPGAMQGGTVTITNVGVFGVDTGTPILNPGEPAILAVGAIKLQPWVHKGKVKPRQVTTLALSFDHRLVDGELGSKVLADVAAILEQPKRLITWA